In Oncorhynchus mykiss isolate Arlee chromosome 1, USDA_OmykA_1.1, whole genome shotgun sequence, the following proteins share a genomic window:
- the gins1 gene encoding DNA replication complex GINS protein PSF1: MFCEKAIEIIRELHRMGDGQLPAFNEDGIRQVLEEMKALYEQNQSDVNEAKSEGKSELIPTIKFRHCCLLRNQRCIAAYLYDRLLRIRTLRWEYGSVLPTNIRFHMCAEELEWFNQYKKSLATFMRSLGGEEGLDITQDMKPPKSLYIEVRCLKDHGEFEIDDGTIILLKKNSQHFLPRWKCEQLIRQGVLEHIMS; the protein is encoded by the exons ATGTTTTGTGAAAAGGCAATCGAAATAATCAGAGAACTTCACCGGATGGGCGATGGTCAACTGCCTGCATTCAAT GAAGATGGTATTCGTCAGGTGCTGGAGGAGATGAAAGCATTATATGAGCAGAATCAAAGTGATGT CAATGAAGCCAAGTCTGAGGGAAAAAGTGAGTTGATTCCAACCATCAAGTTCCGTCACTGCTGTCTGCTGAGAAACCAACGTTGCATCGCTGCCTACCT CTATGACAGGCTCCTACGCATTCGGACTTTGAGGTGGGAGTACGGAAGTGTGTTGCCCACAAACATCCGCTTCCACATGTGTGCAGAAGAG TTGGAATGGTTTAACCAGTACAAGAAGTCACTGGCTACCTTCATGAGGTCActtggaggagaggaaggacttGACATAACACAGGACATGAAGCCTCCAAAGAGTTTGTACATTGAG GTGCGCTGTTTAAAAGATCATGGCGAGTTTGAAATAGACGACGGGACCATCATTCTTCTGAAGAAAAACAGTCAg CACTTCCTGCCACGATGGAAGTGTGAGCAGTTGATTCGCCAGGGGGTCTTGGAGCACATCATGTCTTGA